One part of the Phaenicophaeus curvirostris isolate KB17595 chromosome 2, BPBGC_Pcur_1.0, whole genome shotgun sequence genome encodes these proteins:
- the PPM1B gene encoding protein phosphatase 1B isoform X2, producing MGAFLDKPKTEKHNAHGAGNGLRYGLSSMQGWRVEMEDAHTAVVGIPHGLEDWSFFAVYDGHAGSRVANYCSTHLLEHITNNEDFRATEKPGSALEPSVENVKSGIRTGFLKIDEYMRNFSDLRNGMDRSGSTAVGVMISPEHVYFINCGDSRAVLYRNGQVCFSTQDHKPCNPREKERIQNAGGSVMIQRVNGSLAVSRALGDYDYKCVDGKGPTEQLVSPEPEVCEILRAEEDEFIILACDGIWDVMSNEELCEFVKSRLEVSDDLEKVCNWVVDTCLHKGSRDNMSIVLVCFSNAPKVSDEAVKKDAELDKYLESRVEEIMEKSGEEGMPDLAHVIRILTAENIPNLPPGGGLAGKRNIIEAVYSRLNPHRENEGGAGDLEDPW from the exons ATGGGTGCATTTTTGGATAAaccaaaaactgaaaaacataaTGCTCATGGTGCGGGGAATGGCTTGCGTTATGGCCTCAGCAGTatgcagggatggagagtgGAAATGGAAGATGCTCATACAGCTGTTGTAGGTATTCCCCATGGCTTAGAGGACTGGTCCTTTTTCGCTGTCTATGATGGTCACGCGGGATCTCGTGTTGCAAATTATTGCTCCACACACTTATTAGAACACATCACTAACAATGAAGATTTTAGGGCGACAGAAAAACCGGGATCTGCTCTTGAACCTTCAGTGGAAAATGTCAAGAGTGGAATCAGAACTGGCTTTTTGAAAATTGATGAGTACATGCGCAATTTCTCAGACCTCAGAAATGGGATGGACAGAAGTGGCTCAACGGCAGTAGGAGTTATGATTTCACCCGAGCATGTATACTTTATCAATTGTGGTGATTCACGTGCTGTTCTCTATAGGAATGGACAAGTCTGTTTTTCAACACAGGATCACAAACCTTGCAACCCAAGGGAGAAAGAGCGAATCCAGAATGCAGGAGGCAGTGTAATGATTCAGCGTGTTAATGGTTCATTGGCAGTTTCTCGAGCTCTGGGGGACTATGACTACAAATGTGTTGATGGTAAAGGCCCTACAGAACAACTTGTTTCTCCAGAGCCTGAGGTTTGTGAAATTTTAAGGGCAGAAGAAGATGAGTTTATCATCTTGGCTTGTGATGGAATCTGGGATGTAATGAGCAATGAAGAGCTCTGTGAATTTGTTAAGTCTAGACTTGAAGTGTCAGATGACCTGGAAAAAGTGTGCAATTGGGTAGTGGACACTTGTTTACATAAG GGGAGTCGTGATAACATGAGTATCGTActagtttgtttttcaaatgctCCTAAGGTCTCTGATGAGGCAGTAAAAAAAGATGCCGAGTTGGATAAGTACTTGGAATCACGGGTTGAAG AAATTATGGAAAAATCGGGTGAAGAAGGAATGCCTGATCTTGCTCATGTTATTCGTATTTTAACTGCGGAGAATATCCCTAATTTACCACCAGGAGGTGGTTTAGCTGGCAA GCGTAACATTATTGAAGCTGTGTATAGTAGGCTGAATccacacagagaaaatgaggGG GGTGCTGGAGATCTAGAAGATCCGTGGTAG
- the PPM1B gene encoding protein phosphatase 1B isoform X1 — protein MGAFLDKPKTEKHNAHGAGNGLRYGLSSMQGWRVEMEDAHTAVVGIPHGLEDWSFFAVYDGHAGSRVANYCSTHLLEHITNNEDFRATEKPGSALEPSVENVKSGIRTGFLKIDEYMRNFSDLRNGMDRSGSTAVGVMISPEHVYFINCGDSRAVLYRNGQVCFSTQDHKPCNPREKERIQNAGGSVMIQRVNGSLAVSRALGDYDYKCVDGKGPTEQLVSPEPEVCEILRAEEDEFIILACDGIWDVMSNEELCEFVKSRLEVSDDLEKVCNWVVDTCLHKGSRDNMSIVLVCFSNAPKVSDEAVKKDAELDKYLESRVEEIMEKSGEEGMPDLAHVIRILTAENIPNLPPGGGLAGKRNIIEAVYSRLNPHRENEGDPGEAEESGTQGKLVEALRQMRINHRGNYRHLLEEMLNSYRLVNMQGEEFTAESAAASTSDTHAGPSDPVPDTHTESGNHLAEIQSSNEDSGMNGMSDKQT, from the exons ATGGGTGCATTTTTGGATAAaccaaaaactgaaaaacataaTGCTCATGGTGCGGGGAATGGCTTGCGTTATGGCCTCAGCAGTatgcagggatggagagtgGAAATGGAAGATGCTCATACAGCTGTTGTAGGTATTCCCCATGGCTTAGAGGACTGGTCCTTTTTCGCTGTCTATGATGGTCACGCGGGATCTCGTGTTGCAAATTATTGCTCCACACACTTATTAGAACACATCACTAACAATGAAGATTTTAGGGCGACAGAAAAACCGGGATCTGCTCTTGAACCTTCAGTGGAAAATGTCAAGAGTGGAATCAGAACTGGCTTTTTGAAAATTGATGAGTACATGCGCAATTTCTCAGACCTCAGAAATGGGATGGACAGAAGTGGCTCAACGGCAGTAGGAGTTATGATTTCACCCGAGCATGTATACTTTATCAATTGTGGTGATTCACGTGCTGTTCTCTATAGGAATGGACAAGTCTGTTTTTCAACACAGGATCACAAACCTTGCAACCCAAGGGAGAAAGAGCGAATCCAGAATGCAGGAGGCAGTGTAATGATTCAGCGTGTTAATGGTTCATTGGCAGTTTCTCGAGCTCTGGGGGACTATGACTACAAATGTGTTGATGGTAAAGGCCCTACAGAACAACTTGTTTCTCCAGAGCCTGAGGTTTGTGAAATTTTAAGGGCAGAAGAAGATGAGTTTATCATCTTGGCTTGTGATGGAATCTGGGATGTAATGAGCAATGAAGAGCTCTGTGAATTTGTTAAGTCTAGACTTGAAGTGTCAGATGACCTGGAAAAAGTGTGCAATTGGGTAGTGGACACTTGTTTACATAAG GGGAGTCGTGATAACATGAGTATCGTActagtttgtttttcaaatgctCCTAAGGTCTCTGATGAGGCAGTAAAAAAAGATGCCGAGTTGGATAAGTACTTGGAATCACGGGTTGAAG AAATTATGGAAAAATCGGGTGAAGAAGGAATGCCTGATCTTGCTCATGTTATTCGTATTTTAACTGCGGAGAATATCCCTAATTTACCACCAGGAGGTGGTTTAGCTGGCAA GCGTAACATTATTGAAGCTGTGTATAGTAGGCTGAATccacacagagaaaatgaggGG GACCCTGGCGAAGCCGAGGAAAGTGGAACGCAGGGAAAATTGGTGGAAGCGCTCAGGCAAATGAGAATTAATCATAGGGGGAACTACCGCCACCTCCTGGAAGAGATGCTGAATAGTTACAGGCTAGTTAACATGCAGGGAGAAGAGTTCACTGCCGAATCAGCCGCAGCATCTACTTCAGATACTCATGCTGGACCCAGTGATCCCGTACCAGATACCCACACAGAATCTGGGAATCACCTTGCTGAAATACAGAGCTCAAACGAAGATTCAGGGATGAATGGGATGAGTGATAAACAGACATAA